The following DNA comes from Vicia villosa cultivar HV-30 ecotype Madison, WI unplaced genomic scaffold, Vvil1.0 ctg.002326F_1_1, whole genome shotgun sequence.
tttttttaggtgatgttttgggtatttttgaaccccaactcatcctaggtcatttttgggtagatttagcttggaaacaccattggagcttgcaatcggatgatcggaggtcgaatttctcatcgatcggagttgacaaaccaagaaatgtttggttcctcttcttctcttctctttgtatttatattttggtgagtttgtatattaattactctaaacacatggatgtttgttactctttctactagttgtataaagttttctttacaaatcttaatcggtgtttccttgatctttttgcttaaatgctttggatttgtgttgttgtagaaatacacatcacaaatcttgattagggggatatctgttagcttttgattctagatataggattagggttaacatccacttaatatctaagtttaatgtctttgtgttgttcgatcggttgagacatcgtcgaaagagcaatatagttgaactctcgtcggtgttgcagaaatggacattgatgtgagggatatgtggtgattctgatgagtattgtagattaagtacgacggagtgataaatctaagtttgtgaggagtaatttagattcaaaccagataagttattctctatcaagaatgaatttattttatgttcatatgtttacTTTCCcgtttttacttaaaacccatttaatcaaaactcaagaactaagaatccttcGAACGAtaattcagtagcactaatctctgtggacacgataatttcccggataaatatttccaaaacttttgttgcttgccgctttaccgcttcaacagcaGAATACGAGGCCTTCCTCGCCGGGTTGCGACTAGCCGAAGACATCGGCGCCCGAGAGGTTGAAATATACACTGATTCTCAGCTCGTCGCCTCTCAGGTTAACGGCAATTACCAGGCGAAGAACGACACCCTCATCAAATACTTGGCCcttgtcaaagaaaaaatgaagaaCTTTGCTCGATCAGATGTCAAACACGTCCCTCGCGAGTACAACACCCACGCAGACATCCTATCCAAGCTTGCAAGCACCAGGAAAAAGGGAGGTAACAAATCTGTAATCCAGGAAATCCTCTCAAGACCGAGCATAGGCCCACCACCCGCTTTGCTTGAAGTAAACACCATAGGAGACAGCCAATGCAGAATGACCCCGGTCTACAACTTCCTAACTAAAGGGGAACTCTCCACTAACATGAAGGAAGCTTCCTCGACCAAAAGAAGAGCCTGCTCGTATGTTATCGTCGAGAAGAAGTTGTACAGGCCCGGATTCTCTACCCTTCTTCTCAAGTGCGTCGACCCATCCTAGGCCCATGATATCTTGCTAGAACTCCATGAAGGAATAAACGGCTAGCATCTCGAAGGACGCTCCCTAGCTCGGAGGACCATGCAACAAGACACCAAAGATCACGTCAAAAAATGTGACAAATATCAGCGCCACGCCGACATGCATTTGGCTCCACCTCAGGAACTAAATTCACTCTCCTCCCCGTGACCCTTCGCCTGGTGGGGAATGGATATCCTCGACCCTTTTCTCGTCGGCTCGTACCAAAATAAGTACCTCATTGTCTTCGtggactacttcaccaaatgggtcaaaATCGAAGCGCTCTCAAAAATCACAGCACAAAACATACTGCGCTTCTACAAAAGGAACGTGCTCGCCTGCTTCGGTGTACCACAAGCGATTGTGACGGACAATGGCACGCAGTTTACTGACAAGAAATTTCAAGAATTCGTGGCCAAGCTCGGGACAAAACAATATTTCACCTCAATCGAGCACCCCCAGACCAACGCGCAGGCCAAGGCCGCTAACAGAGTAATTCTTAGAGGACTAAGACGTCGGCTGAGAGAATTCAAAAGGGGTTGGGTCGAGGAACTCCACAGCGTACTGTGGGCCTACAGGACGATACCACACTCGACCACCAGAGAGACTCCATTCCGATTGACATATGAGACTGAAGCAGTCATACCGGTGGAAATTAGAGAACCATCTCGCCGCATCAAGTCCCCGCTCGAGGAAGAGTGGAACGACGAGGCAATGTGGGAGGAGATCGACTTGGTCGAAGAAGTCAGATTAGGCGCGTCCCTCCGCAAAGCAAAATGGAAACAACATATCACTTTGCGACACGACGCGAAGGTTATAAAATGCGAGTTCGAGATCGGCTCATTGGTCTTATGCAGAAACGCGAAAGACTTGCGCGAAGGCAAACTCGGCCCTAATTGGGAAGGCCTACATCGAGTCTACAAAAAAACCGAAAatggcgcctactacctcgaAAACCTGCTCGGGGAAATATTTGCTCGACCCTAgaatgttgagaaagtcagacgATACTACAACTAAGCCAGCCAACCACTATCCAATGGACGCTCATCAACAACGACTCCTCGGATAAGGACTCACGTCGTGGTATAGACGCGCACATCTCCATGGCAACGACAAACTAACTCTTGCTCACCCGAGCACCCGTTCTTCTCGGCATGGAAAACTACACTTAGATCCATCGCCGTCTTACCTTTTCGGTAGAACCCCAGCTCACGATGGGACCGTTCACGTCACGAGCACTTGACCCCAACCGCGGCGTCATGCTCGTTATCTAATGTAGTCACTCTGTTAACCCGCCTGTTCCCCACACAGCCGGGCACCTGTGGTCGAGCAACAAATAAGTTAAGCCAAATATGCAACATTTGAAAATTGTTGCCATAgagtgtttttattttattacttttagGGCACATTTTATAATCGTTGCGATATTTAGCAACACTTTAAAAGCGTCGCCTATGATGCAAAAGAAAAACGTCCCCTATTCTTACACTTTAAGCGACATTCTGTGGCCAAAGAGCAAGAAAAAACGTCACTTAAAACAATAGGCAGTGCTTGCACAGAGGACGGCTCAAAAACGTCCCCAATTCTTTAAGGCGACATTTTTTGTAGTTCTGACAACATTTTTCAGTCATTGTTAAAGAGGATAAACGTTGTAGATCACCAtgatgttaattaattaatcatgaaTCTAATCAGATGTTCATAAAATCAAAACACATGAGCAACAACGACATTCAGATTCACATAATCACAACATATATAACTTTTAATATGAAACTCAATAAGAATTTACACATCAAACATAGAAATTATCATATAACATTCATAATTTTCATCAAGAACACATAAACCACATCAATGGAGAAAAGAGATAAAAATCTAGAGGAGGGTGAGAATCCCTCTCTACCCTTCATGCATTAATAACACATATATTAAAGTAGTTTCGCCCGCTTACCTGAATTTTCCAGCAAAAGCAACTCTCCAATGGTGAATTTCTCTTCCCAAACCCTTGTTCTCTCAGTGCCTCTTCTCACTTCTCTCAGttaatttctcttcttttttcacGCACCGACACTTTCACGTTCATTAATGCCTTTTTCTCAAAAATCTAATTTAATCTTGTAATAATTCTAATTTCTCCTCTCAACTTTTGCGCTCTTGCTCCTTATCACCCTCACTATCTCATAATTCTATATTTTTTCTCCAATCCTTACTAATTAGTCTAATTATTTTTCCCCAATCTTACTGATTAGtctaataagtaaataaaaagcaattttaatttgataaaaatagaaatatgaaAAACGGTGTTCAAATATTCATGTAGAAATAAACAATATTAAATAGGCTGCATGAATCACAAGATTGAAtaaatttagtttttaattattGACATGTCTAATGTTTAAATCTAAATATTGTCAACGAAAATGTAGATCTATATCGAAtggaatcaaatcaaataaatctaATCACTATTGATTTCAGTAACATTTAAAATTGATCACATGAAAATTATATATAACAATAATACCATTTTCATTTCACAGTATGGGGAACAAATATTAGATTATATGCCATGAGAGAGATGTTCATATTCAATAATATATTGCACTTCATATTTAGTTGACTCTTCCCTGTCTATAAAAGTGTGCTAATCATCAATACATCTTACATTACCACCATGGAAGATCAGCCTAAGAAGTTTCTTCATATAACTGTTTTTCCATGGCTTGCTTTTGGTCATATAATTCCATCCTTTCATCTTTCTAAACTCATTGCTCAAAAGGGTCATAAAATTTCATTCATTTCCACACCTAGAAACATCAAACGCCTCCCTCAACTTCCTCCTACTTTACAGCCTTTCATCAATTTTGTAGAACTTCCACTTCCACATATAGATCAACTACCCGAAAATGCAGAAGCCACTATGGACATTCCAACACATATCGTTCCATATCTCAAGAAAGCATTTGATGGTCTTCAACAACCTTTGACAGAAATTTTGGAAACATCCACTCCTGATTGTATCATATATGACTTTGCACCTTATTGGCTACCACCAATATTATCAAAGCTTGGCGTCTTAAGCATCTATTTCTCGATTTTTAGTGCATTTGGTTTTTCTCGATTTTTAGAGCATTTGGTAGTTCAGAAGTCAAGTGAGGAGGACCAGATTATTTCTCATGTCCACTATGAACAAAATGAATCTGGTGTTTCAGATTTGTTTAGGGTGAAAGAAACTCTTTTTGGTGCTAATTTTATTGCTGCAAGAAGTTGCATGGAGATCGAAGGTGAGTCTTTAAAATCCCTTCAAAACCAATCCAAGAAAAAAGTTATACCAGTTGGATTATTGCCACCTTCACTAGAATTCAGTGAAGATAAAGAGGATGAAAATTGGGATACAATCCTAAAGTGGTTGGATAAACAGGAAAAACAGTCAGTGGTTTATGTTGCATTTGGAAGTGAAGTGATATTAAGTGATGAAGAATTTACTGAGATAGCTAAAGGATTGGAAATATCTAGTTTTCCCTTTCTTTGGATTTTGAAGAAGCAAGATAAACATGATTTGCTTGTTGAAAATGACTCAAATAAGAATGGATTGATTTGGAATAATTGGGCACCACAGTTGAGAATCTTAGCACATGAGTCAATTGGAGGATTCTTGACACATTGTGGTTGGAGTTCAGTGATTGAGAGTCTTCAAGTTGGATGTCCACTTATTATGTTACCTTTCCATAATGAACAAGGTTTAGTTGCTAGCCTTATGGAAGGAAAAATGGTAGGGGTAAAGGTAGAGAGAAATGATGAGAAATTCAATAGGGATTCAGTGGCTAAAGCATTGAGATTGGTGATGGTGGAGGAGGAAGGAAAGGGTTATAGAAGTAAAgcaaaagagatgagaaagaTAGTTGGAGATATGGAGCTGCACCAAAAATATATAGATGACTTTGTTGATTATGTGGAATTGCACATCCCTGCCTCTAAGCATTAAGCTTaagatgtgtttttttttttttggtttgagtttCCTTTTCTCTTTCCTTTGCTCAAGTTTCTGTCTTAAACAGTGTCTAGGAGAGAATCATAGATACAAAGGTTTATTTGTTTGTTGTGTCAGTGCTGTATACAAaggtttatttgtttgtttgttgtgTCAGTGCTGTAGTTTTTAACTAGGTTCAAGGTACTGGAAgccttaaaattgaaatgaaaggtTGAGATTTTTATTAACTTCTTATTTGTATGATTTTGAAGCTTTACAATGTCATAGTTTAGGTGTTGGCATTTAATGTCTCTTTTTGTTGGTCAGCTACACGTTTTAGCTAATTGTTTTGTTAATTGGTCGTCTTGCAtttcaaggtttttttttttatagaggcTTCGGTGTTCTTTGGGCTGGCAACACCTGCACAAATTGATTGAGTGTATCCTCCTCATTTTGTTGCTTTGTCTTGTGGAGGTGCTTGTGTGTAGTTTTAGTTAAGAGTCTACTTTTATTGCTTTAAGATTATGCACATTTAATGAACAAATTAGTGTATAAAATTCTTCtctatactttgttatcatcaaaacttaaggatTGTAgtgtaattcggaagtgcattttcaaaaacaccttttttcagattttagtgtaattcggaagtgcatttccgaattatgcagaagtctctttttttttatggtttttctaATAGTCCCGTACGAAAGATATATTGCacgtataatatatacaaaacgaaaAAAACGAACAaaacaaacgacatatcaacgtaaaatacgaatataataaataaaattcaaataatatatacagaccgagtcgagtcatagtgtgcgaaatatataatccgaatacaaaaaaaaaaacccgaacccctactgggtatgcaaaaccctctctccctgggacctcctctgccgcctgtatgccgccgcacggcccgcattagtgacgatcctctccatcacggcgactgcctctggaccgtccagatcaacgatacctcgatccaacgcgtcccgcccaagcatctctatccgctggcagatcgacaagagatcaatggcgtggtcatcctcggcctactggttctccaggatctcctcgtgtgctggcctaggagcgccgggagcgtcgggtctcatcagaggatgtggcacctgatagaaccatgtgacataccccaCCACACTGTGTCAGTCTTGGGTGACCAAATGCggcgatactcctccgggaccacatgacgctcaCAATCTGCATATAtgtcagtgagctgcactcgggtcactgtgtcgggagcagtctcaaaaggtgacctgggtatcagcTGCACAAATCCAAACTGTCATATGctccgctcagggagataccgcaccatggtgttggtcccgcatgccaaccagccagaatataacgatatgctgtcaaaggggacaacatcagtgtagtcgctgaatggcctccaacagacgtcatcgtgcatcgtgcggtcgaggtacccacggtatggtcccactgcattgttccccctctggagaacgtaccGGGCGGCCCTGGGCATCTCGTCCTCGTACTCAGGATCAACGTGGAAGCCGttgatgcgggggaagtaggagatgatctagctctgaaacacaaacatgataatatattaaaattaaatacgaaacataaataaatgtgaaacaattaaagtgaaaCGTACCGTCAGTaatgtgcaggatccggtcaactgcctggtcctctagttggaggcctcattcagcttctgttataggtataccagagtagctgacccctagttccactggtgaatggtagtcacgtctatgaagtagcggaggtaggtcacgtcgacatatcttgcacttttgtccacaaagattgcagcgcctaccacaaacatgaaccagcaccggagagcgcagccacggtgatacttCATAAATAGGCCGTCATCCGcctcctcggattcggccgccgccaccaggtggtgctcgaaataggtctttagtgtggtgaaccggatatgaggcccatttgtcgtctcGCACTCATAGTCAGCCATATCTGGCttcatacccaaatagagcgtcatccactcactggcttcgatcctctggatccgggaatggtccagcagcatccccctaatcggcaagtggagaagacactgcacatcgtgcaaggtgatcgtcatctccccaaccggtaagtggaaagaagacgtctccctgtgccacctct
Coding sequences within:
- the LOC131638528 gene encoding putative UDP-rhamnose:rhamnosyltransferase 1; amino-acid sequence: MEDQPKKFLHITVFPWLAFGHIIPSFHLSKLIAQKGHKISFISTPRNIKRLPQLPPTLQPFINFVELPLPHIDQLPENAEATMDIPTHIVPYLKKAFDGLQQPLTEILETSTPDCIIYDFAPYWLPPILSKLGVLSIYFSIFSAFGFSRFLEHLVVQKSSEEDQIISHVHYEQNESGVSDLFRVKETLFGANFIAARSCMEIEGESLKSLQNQSKKKVIPVGLLPPSLEFSEDKEDENWDTILKWLDKQEKQSVVYVAFGSEVILSDEEFTEIAKGLEISSFPFLWILKKQDKHDLLVENDSNKNGLIWNNWAPQLRILAHESIGGFLTHCGWSSVIESLQVGCPLIMLPFHNEQGLVASLMEGKMVGVKVERNDEKFNRDSVAKALRLVMVEEEGKGYRSKAKEMRKIVGDMELHQKYIDDFVDYVELHIPASKH